The DNA window gcgatatatattttctatatttgttgtatctttgtattttgtaaataaaaaagtaaaatctTTAGTGGAACACATTAACGAATGTTTAACATTTCACCACAGAAACATGTTCTCAAAACTTTCATCTCTAGTCGTCAGGGTGAGCTGTCAGTTCAGGCACTTCATATGCAAAGTATGATCCACCTAATGCGATTTATAGCACTACTTCTTCGTTTAAGCTGGCACGGAAGGGGTgcaagtaaatatatattgggCAAAGAGTGCTGAGTAAACGAGATGGGAGTGGGTCTGCAACAGCTGCGAGCCGGGTACGTCTCCATATACGTCGGGCTCGTTTGTTCCGCCTGTCATGCCCATCATCTCCGGGCATCCAGCCATACTACCATCCTACCATCCTACTATCCTGCCATCCTGTCAAGCGTCAACGCTGTCGCCCCGTCCTTTGCCTTCGATGATGCTGCGCTTTCGGTTGGGGCGATTATGCCGAGTATGCCATTGTTGCCGCAGCCTCAGGAAATCCATTTCAAATCCCCAGTTTAGTGTGAGTTTATACGAAGAAAATTCGCTGTTCCGTCTCTGTTTTTCTATCTGCTTCACCTGCCCTTTTTATGCTTTAGCTTCCTACATAAAGTCGCTATATTTCGGTGTTTTAATTTAACGCCAGCGGAAGAGGGCTGGTTGTGTTAAAAAACACCTTCTTCGAATATTCCCCATTTCCCTATTTTTACCGCCGCTATTGTAACATAATTGTGCAGGAAAGCTTTCATTTAAAGCagattttctctttttttcggACCTCAATTCGATGGCTGAAGCCCTGGACGACGGCCAAAGCAAACTCGGGCACCCgtgtcgtatgcgtaatattgTTAGCCATTGTTCTTCGCTCCGGTATTTCCCATTCCCGCGGAGTTTTTACTGACGGGTGAAAGGCTGCGTTATGCAAGCATATTTAAACACGAGTGCCGGCAAATGCAAGCAGATTTTTTCGGTCTGCAGTTCGTGCACGgaatggaaataaaaaatattttggctTAACCATTAAAATCATTATTATATGTCTCTATCTATGCgcagcattttatttaaactaacTTTATTATTGTGAAATTAGAATGAGCAGTTCAGCTGTCGTCAGAATGTCTTTAGAATTCGAGAATAAGTAACTgattcataaaaatattaagaataaaGCTAAGCGTTGACGTAAGAAAATGGTCTCTTCAAAGTTGTCCGCCTGCAAGTTAGCGACTCATTAGCAGCTACTTAAAAACTACTCGAGTAACAGCTGTCAGGTATTCGTACTCACACTCGCGATTCAACCCTTGCCACATCCTCAACTCGAGCAAATTGGCTGCCAGGTTTTATTCAGAATGTCGCATGACGGTGCCAACATGTCAACTGAACTCCATCCAGGTAAACTGACAACTTGGGTCTCCGGGGTCCAACAACTCGGCTTCCCGGTTTTCTGGcggttaattaaaaaatggaATACTGCCTGTGCGCACACATAGGAAAAAGTGTTGAGGTCTCACTGCTGGGAATAGCGAGATTTTTGCTTAAAGCTGATGATAAATATGGCATGTGCTTTGCTTTAGTGGAGAAATACACTTCATTTAGTCCTGGCTcaattcacttttttgctCAGCAGTTCTGCACCTGTCAGTGAGCTCATCAAATTGCCATTTAAGAAGATGGTGTGGAGGAAATGGAGCTTGTGCCTCACTGATTACCAGCAAGTGCTTAAAGTACCtacttttagttttctttCGCTTCCAAAGCGAAGTTGAActgcatttataattaaatgggTCTGAAAATTCACttactttacttttattatttttttaaattatttctgtGAAATGGTTAAATGATTATGGTGATAGGAACGTGGTCTGTAATAGATAAGAAGTTGGCAAACTTTCTTTATATACAGTTGCAATTCCATTAGGAAATGGTGTGAAATGATAATAATTGTGTATACATTGTACAAAGGTAGTTCGAAAAGAGTGGattatatacttatatacttCCTTTAGGTTTTAATTATTATAGCCGAATTAATTTTGGTGCAGAACAATGAAATGAGTACGGAAAAACAGCTttaaattggtaaaaaaaactCCTACAATTTTCAGTTAAAGTCCAGCATTTAAAAAGCAATATTCATTCTTTTTCGTTTCTGATATATAATTCCCTGACAGACCAATAAAATTTTCACATTTCGCAACGTGTCCCTGACAGTTGTTTGTGGCCATAAGCTTCGTCTCCATCTTCTTCTGAGCCCGGCTCAAACTGTTCGGTGGGTTTGTTCCTTATTGTTTGCTAGGACGGGTAGGCACCGCCCGGTCGATGTTGTTTTTGGGGTGCATCATGCATcattgaaatatgtttttcgTTTACAGCTGCTGCAGAACAAGCCGAGGCCgactgcaaaaatattttagcaGCGGGGGCAACGGCATCATTCTGCGGTCCAACCACCATACCGCAGCAGGCGGCCGAACCGAAACCAAACATTCATAAAAAAGGCGAAACACCAGAGGCAAAACCTTCATTAATCTTATTCAATGTCCGGTACATACTTTAACCCATTCCGGCCAGCATActatacatactcgtacatatatgTTGTGTGTTTTTCGGCCGCAGAGGGGTCGCAGTATAAAcaatttgcacattttaaGTTGATTTCTTTGGCATCCTTCGACTCACATCCTTGGATCCTGGCAGCAGTCACGCGTTGCATACGTGtgtattaagtatacgccgtgtggtGTCCTGCGAATTGGCTTTACGGCTTCTGGGGCACGAAGCAGCAACTTTATGTGCATTACGTGcacacaaacaacacataAAAACGCAATCCTAGCGATTTCGAGTATCTGCAGCACATCATtgcaaattgtaattttaaattatcgtGGTAAGTTCTACTGCCCTTCTGAGTGTgggccaaaaaacaaacaatcggagaattttgcgaaaaccaaTTGTCCAGGACATATACATAGTTAAATAATAGTTGAAGGCCTCTAGTAGTCAACAGTGCAGTGGCTGCACATAAATTAGCATAGGTGAGGCCTCAATACACCTGCAAAGTATTCGGCCAATATTGACATTTGCATAACAAGTGTGGACCAGCTGCGTGAGCTTAGATTGGCCGGGAAATACTCACAATGATTTGTCCACAACGTTTAATAAACCGATGTTAGATTTAATAGCCAATACTTAATCTTGCTTAGTTTTCGATTCTGTTTAAATGGTATATACCATTCACTTTagaaattgtaaatttaattagcaaaCACTTCAAAGGTGTTTCTTATGGTTTATCGCATACTTCGCTAGTAAACAATATAAgtgattataaatattttttaaaattacaaacagAGGTTTACTCATCTAGTGAATACTTTCCTAAGCTCGTCAGATCTACATCGATGCTGGAAATGCTTGGCGATAATGTTGTAGAGCTCTTGTTGCAGGAAAGACCATCCAAATTATAGGGCTGTACTATGCGGGATGTTGGACGATTCAATATACCAGCAGATATTTGATCTGCTGTCCACTTGGCCAGTTTAATTATAGCAACTTGGGCCACAAATTGCAGGATCATTGCTCCGAAGCCTTTGTATAGTCCAGCAGCTCCCTCTGAAATTACTGTTACCGTGTAGCAATCGAAAACTCCACGATAGTCTGTCAAAACCGGGACAACTGAATATCCAGTATCAAGATTATCTATTATTGTCCGCGTACCCTGCAATTCTAAACGATGCAGAATGGTTTCGAGTGGGAAGAATACGACCTCAGTGGTAAGCGTGGCTATAAGTCCCGCATAAGTTTCTGCATTTTGGTGTTCCAGCTTAATGTCGCAGCTCTTTTTATACCGATTCTCTTGAATTCTCCTCTGCATCATTCGAGTGGAAACGCCATGTATTAACAAGTTGAAGAGATATTTTGTAATGCCAATTGACACACTAGGACCGATTAATGCCCAAGTTGGTAGCATTCGAGTATTTTGTGGGGACCTCCACGAGAACAGGCGAGCCCCTCCTTCCCGAAGGACATCAAGAAGTCCTGTTTTTTCGCTGGCGATATCGCTTTGCACTGTCTTCACCAAGGAAATGGCGTGGAAGGGTGAAACCAGAGCGATGCTCACACATTTCAGAAGGACATGCTGGCCAAATCGCTTTAAGGTCGTTCGACTATCCAGTTCCTTGGGCCAACTGCTGAGTTTCGATATTACATCGTCAATGGCGCAGGACATTCCACGCACAAGCAGGCAACTGCCCATTCCCTTCCATAGTGTAGTTAGTCCCTGGCGTCTGTGCAAATGGACAATACAGGGCAGCAGGGTGAAAGGATGCAAGTGGTAACACTTGGAGGCATTATAAACCTGACACTGCCAACGCAATACCAGAAACGGATGGCTCAGCACATGCTCCGTAAGCAGAGAAACCCAATGAACTCCAACGACCAAATACTTGCGAAGTGATGCATCCTGCTCGTGATTATGTAAATACTTATCCAACTTGGCATGTTCTAAACTAAGATATTGGATTTTGGCAATTGCATCTTGGTCTGCATTTATGTTTTCCACAATTGACTTCTCGCGGCAATCAATGATGTTTTCCAAGGGATTTCTAGGGCTCCAAGATGGGGATAACTTGCATGCTTGCtgttc is part of the Drosophila yakuba strain Tai18E2 chromosome 2R, Prin_Dyak_Tai18E2_2.1, whole genome shotgun sequence genome and encodes:
- the LOC6529422 gene encoding solute carrier family 25 member 46; protein product: MECKDLRLDTDSEQIDKEIEKEQQACKLSPSWSPRNPLENIIDCREKSIVENINADQDAIAKIQYLSLEHAKLDKYLHNHEQDASLRKYLVVGVHWVSLLTEHVLSHPFLVLRWQCQVYNASKCYHLHPFTLLPCIVHLHRRQGLTTLWKGMGSCLLVRGMSCAIDDVISKLSSWPKELDSRTTLKRFGQHVLLKCVSIALVSPFHAISLVKTVQSDIASEKTGLLDVLREGGARLFSWRSPQNTRMLPTWALIGPSVSIGITKYLFNLLIHGVSTRMMQRRIQENRYKKSCDIKLEHQNAETYAGLIATLTTEVVFFPLETILHRLELQGTRTIIDNLDTGYSVVPVLTDYRGVFDCYTVTVISEGAAGLYKGFGAMILQFVAQVAIIKLAKWTADQISAGILNRPTSRIVQPYNLDGLSCNKSSTTLSPSISSIDVDLTSLGKYSLDE